From the genome of Vicia villosa cultivar HV-30 ecotype Madison, WI unplaced genomic scaffold, Vvil1.0 ctg.000843F_1_1, whole genome shotgun sequence:
gcttagataacctctaagacttcctagagtattctgatccacacgatcactctagttccttacaacttaatgtaatctaatctaagagtattacaattgcttcttaaaagctataatcacaaactgtgatatttctcttaacgtttaagcttaatctcactaaaatattacaacagcaatgtagtgagctttgatgaagatgaagattctgagctttgaatagaacagagtttcagcaagttaatatgagttgttttcttcagaatcgttaaccttgcttctcatcagaacttcatatatataggcgttggagaagatgaccgttgagtgcatttaatgctttgcgtgttccgtacagcatcgcatttaatgttatacgcttttgtcaactacctcgagccttgttcacgctgtgtctactgacgttgcctttaatagcttctaacgttccttttgtcagtcagcgtagcctgccacatgtacttccttctgatctgatgtttgtgaatacaacgtttgaatatcatcagagtcaaacagcttggtgcaaagcatcttctgatcttctgaccttgaagtgcttctgagcgtgataccatcataacttcagtgcttctgatctcatgttcttctgatgcttccatagacccatgttctgattctgcttcgaccatcttctgatgtcttgccagaccatgttctgatgttgcatgctgaaccttttgagacaaagcttctgagcgctgaattatgcatactctttatatatttcctgaaaaggaaattgcattggattagagtaccatattatcttaagcaaaattcatattattgttatcatcaaaactaagataattgatcagaacaaatcttgttctaacacggattacctttagttaaacgaaatacatactgatacctgtcttttattattattctttattttctcacaatcattttcccttaggaacaatcaaaattttagtactcctagctttacatagtaaccttagataacggtagatcgattcatagtccctgtggattcgatatcttttaaaactacacgacacgactgtgcacttgcagttatcagatttatagacacgtaaagtcgcgatcaatctCGATCTCGATCTCGATCtcgatctctctctctctctctctctcgatgaatccaatggttgatatatgttcctctcatctctcattataaaatgactctcacttgatatgctcccatatatatatatatatatatatatatatatatatatatatattgaaataaaagatattatttaTTCCAGAGTGATCAATTACAAGCACAGGCTAAAAAAGCCACATAAATTGAGCTCTATTTACATGAGTATGTTAACTATATGGTTCCTATATTTGGATTTCATCCACCCTCTATAGACAATTGCATCTATAATATTCCTAGCAACAACCTGTTGGTCTCCATAGGCACCCACAGTCCCAAAAATCTTGTTGTTCCTATACATCCATATTCCATAAAAAGCTTCAACTATAGTGGCTTTAAGTAATCCCATTTTCCAGTCTTTCCCATTGGTTTTCCTTTTGATCCAGTTGAGATATTGTCATTGATATCCAACCAGTTCAGAATTTTGGACCAGATGCTGATAGTTCCTTTGCAATTAAACATCAAGTGTGTCATTGTTTCTTCATCCTCATCACAAAGCTCACAATTAGTAAGTTGCAGTAGACCAAACCTCTTCAGTCTTGTCTTTGTTGGGAGCCTATCTTGGGAAACAAGCCACATTATCACATTAGCTCTAGGTCTTGCAATATTATGTTGCATCATATGGTACCAGTTAACCTTGTTGCTGTCCTCAATCAAAGCATTGTAAACCTGCATCATCTTGAATTTTCCTTTTAAAACCATGTTGTTCTAGAGTTGCTGAATTTTATCAATGTCAACTTTTCTGGCCATTATATGATTAAGGATCCAGGTACAGTTATTGGTATGAAGATCAGTCATAACATCACAACCTTTCAGATAGTATGTGTGAATCCATTTGATCCACAAATTATCCAACTCCATACAAAACTTCCAGAGGCATTTCAAAAGAGCAACATTGTTCCAAATTTCCAAATTCAAGATATTTAGTCCCCCTTGTTTTACAGGCCTGCAAACCTTCTTCCATGCCACTGGGCTTTTTTTTTGCTAGGAGTAGCTCTCCCTGACCAAATGTAAGACCTGCATATTGTATCCAGTTTCTTGATGACACTGTCAGGTAGAGGGAGACTAAGCATCCAATATTGAGCAATTGCCACAACAATAATTTTTACCAATTGGATCCTGCCAGCTATGCTAAGTAGATTAGCAGACCAGTGCCTAATTCTACTAACAATCCTATCTACCAAGGGAATATAATGATTTAAACTCAGCTTTTTACTAGCCAAAGGAATGCCTAAGTACCTGATAGGGAGATGACCCTCTTCATAGCCTGTTAGGTGCTTCACCATTAGCTTTGTTCCAGCATCCATCCCTCCATAGAAAGCCTTGCATTTCTTAGGGTTTACAATAAGCCCAATTGAATCAGAAAAGGTTTTAAATGCTTCAAGAAGCATCTCAATGGATTGATAGTCTCCTCTACTAAACAAAAGGACATCATCTGCAAAAGTTAATGGAGTAATGATCAGCTTTTCACAATTGCTGTGGTAGTTGAAATTTGGATTCTTTGTCATCTTGGACatgatcctattcatatactccatcatGATCACAAATAGCAAAGGGGAGATTGGATCTCCTTTCCTTATGCCTCTTTTGGCCTCTAAAATATCAGAATATTCTCCATTGACATTGAATCTGTAGCTGACTGTTGTGGTACCCAGCATGATCCATTTGATGAATTTATCAGGAAGGCCTATTTCATTAAGCACTTTATCCAATGATGACCAGTCCACCATGTCATAGGCTTTTTGGAGATCAATCTGCAACATACATTTAGGAGTTCCACCACTTCTAGTATACCCTCTTATCAACTCAAAAGCTAGAAGAATATGGTTTTGAATCACTCGCCCTTTCAAGAAAGCAACCTGACTTTGATGAATAATCTCATGCATCACATTACCAAGTATATTAGTAAGAATTTTTGAGATGATTTTGTAGAATGTGGTACATCCTACAATAGGCCTGAAATCCTTCACTTCATTGGCTTGATCATGCTTAGGAATTAATGTTACAATAGTGCTATTGAATACTTTGTATAGATTGCCTTTTACAAAGAATTCTTGGACAACTTCAATTACATCATCCCTAACAATGTTCTAGCTAGTT
Proteins encoded in this window:
- the LOC131631539 gene encoding uncharacterized protein LOC131631539, translating into MVLKGKFKMMQVYNALIEDSNKVNWYHMMQHNIARPRANVIMWLVSQDRLPTKTRLKRFGLLQLTNCELCDEDEETMTHLMFNCKGTISIWSKILNWLDINDNISTGSKGKPMGKTGKWDYLKPL